The Pseudomonas berkeleyensis genome includes a region encoding these proteins:
- a CDS encoding DUF2214 family protein gives MAAAIVAYLHYLSIFALFALLSIEHVLFKAPLDLSRARSLMVTDIAYGICAGLVLLTGAARVLWFGKGTAYYMGNSLFHAKVGLFILAALLSILPTYVFFNWRNAVRAGQIPTPSFRQMKLVTWSIRLELLLLLVIPLLAALMARGYGVIAAG, from the coding sequence ATGGCCGCCGCTATCGTCGCCTACCTGCATTACCTGTCGATCTTCGCCCTGTTCGCCCTGCTCAGCATCGAACACGTGCTGTTCAAAGCGCCGCTGGATCTCAGCCGTGCGCGCAGCCTGATGGTCACCGATATCGCCTACGGCATCTGCGCCGGTCTGGTGCTGCTGACCGGTGCAGCCCGAGTGCTGTGGTTCGGCAAGGGCACTGCCTACTACATGGGCAACAGCCTGTTCCACGCCAAGGTCGGGCTGTTCATCCTGGCGGCGCTGCTGTCGATTCTGCCGACCTACGTATTCTTCAACTGGCGCAACGCCGTGCGAGCCGGCCAGATACCCACACCGAGCTTCCGGCAGATGAAACTGGTGACCTGGAGCATCCGCCTGGAGCTTCTGCTGCTACTGGTAATCCCGCTGCTGGCCGCGCTGATGGCGCGCGGTTATGGGGTGATCGCAGCGGGCTAG